In Banduia mediterranea, a single window of DNA contains:
- the gyrA gene encoding DNA gyrase subunit A, with protein sequence MTDFAKELLSVNLEDEMRRSYLDYAMSVIVGRALPDARDGLKPVHRRVLYAMRELGNDYNKAYKKSARVVGDVIGKYHPHGDASVYDTIVRMAQDFSMRYMLVDGQGNFGSIDGDSAAAMRYTEVRMKRLTHEMLADIEKDTVDFVPNYDESESEPAVLPTKIPQLLINGGSGIAVGMATNIPPHNLAEVIEACVALIDNPDLDLAALMKLIPAPDFPTGGIILDANGLVDAYATGRGRIVIRSRTHFEDIGTDRQAIIITELPYQVNKARLLERVAELVKEKKVEGITEIRDESDKDGMRVVIELRRNENADVILNNLYQHTQLQTVFGINIVALDNGQPRTLSLKQLLEIFLRHRREVVTRRTRYLLREARKRAHTLEGLTVALANVDEVIELIRAASNPAEAKIGLLGKVWRPGQVVGMLERAGADSSRPEDLDTSMGLVEGGYRLSESQAQAILDMRLQRLTGLEQEKIVNEYQQILDAIREYLDILGSDERLLGVIREELEQIKEQYVDERRTEISNDAVNLNREDLITPQDMVVTLSHEGYVKSQPLTEYQAQKRGGRGKSATTMKEADFIDRLWVVHTHDWLLCFSSLGRVYKVRVFELPTGSRGSRGRPFVNLLPLEEGEKISAVLPIKQFEAEQNVFMVTKLGTVKKTPLDAYANIRSNGIIAVDLRVDDELVAVALTSGSDDVMLFSDAGRVIRFNEKDVRPMGRTATGVRGMRLVRAGEAADESGADDADTEGEAPPRTATAARVIALIVAQASAGDIFTVTELGYGKRSPIDQYPLRGRGGMGVIAQALTEKTGALVGAIQVEDGFEVMLISNGGTLIRTRASEISVLSRNTQGVRIMKPVKGDHLVGVDRIEIEDEEEDLVSDELADGEVAGEAPDEDISDASDSGDDAPAADEDGEE encoded by the coding sequence ATGACGGACTTCGCCAAGGAATTGCTTTCGGTCAATCTCGAAGACGAGATGCGGCGCTCCTACCTCGATTACGCCATGAGCGTGATCGTGGGGCGCGCGCTTCCCGACGCACGGGATGGCCTCAAACCGGTTCATCGCCGCGTGCTCTACGCGATGCGCGAACTCGGCAACGACTACAACAAGGCCTACAAGAAATCGGCACGCGTGGTCGGTGACGTGATCGGTAAGTACCACCCGCATGGTGACGCCTCGGTGTACGACACCATCGTGCGCATGGCGCAGGATTTCTCGATGCGCTACATGCTGGTCGACGGCCAGGGCAACTTCGGTTCGATCGACGGCGACTCGGCTGCGGCCATGCGCTACACCGAGGTTCGCATGAAGCGCCTCACCCACGAGATGCTCGCGGACATTGAGAAAGACACGGTCGACTTCGTCCCGAACTACGACGAATCAGAATCCGAACCGGCGGTGCTGCCGACCAAGATTCCGCAGCTGTTGATCAATGGCGGTTCCGGCATCGCGGTCGGCATGGCGACCAACATCCCGCCGCACAATCTGGCCGAAGTCATCGAGGCCTGCGTCGCCCTGATCGACAACCCTGATCTCGATCTGGCCGCCTTGATGAAGCTGATTCCGGCGCCGGACTTCCCAACGGGCGGCATCATTCTCGATGCCAACGGCCTGGTCGATGCCTACGCCACCGGGCGTGGCCGCATCGTCATCCGCTCACGCACGCATTTCGAGGACATCGGCACCGATCGCCAGGCGATCATCATCACCGAGCTGCCGTATCAGGTGAACAAGGCGCGTCTGCTGGAGCGCGTCGCCGAACTGGTCAAGGAAAAGAAGGTCGAGGGCATCACCGAAATCCGCGATGAGTCCGACAAGGACGGCATGCGTGTGGTCATCGAACTGCGCCGCAACGAAAACGCGGACGTGATCCTCAACAACCTCTACCAGCACACCCAGTTGCAGACCGTGTTCGGCATCAACATCGTGGCGCTGGACAACGGCCAGCCGCGCACCCTGTCGCTGAAGCAGTTGCTGGAAATCTTCCTGCGCCATCGCCGCGAGGTGGTGACGCGGCGCACACGCTACCTGCTGCGCGAGGCGCGCAAGCGCGCCCACACCCTGGAAGGTCTGACGGTCGCGCTGGCCAACGTCGACGAGGTCATCGAACTGATCCGCGCCGCGTCGAATCCGGCGGAGGCCAAGATTGGCCTGTTGGGAAAAGTATGGCGGCCCGGTCAGGTCGTCGGCATGCTCGAACGCGCCGGCGCCGACAGCTCGCGTCCCGAAGACCTCGACACCAGCATGGGCTTGGTCGAGGGCGGCTATCGGCTGTCCGAATCGCAGGCCCAGGCGATCCTGGACATGCGCCTGCAGCGCCTGACCGGGCTAGAGCAGGAAAAGATCGTCAACGAGTACCAGCAGATTCTCGACGCGATCCGTGAGTATCTGGACATCCTCGGTTCCGATGAACGCCTGCTCGGTGTGATCCGCGAGGAGCTGGAGCAGATCAAGGAGCAGTACGTCGACGAACGACGCACCGAAATTTCGAACGACGCCGTCAACCTCAATCGTGAAGACCTGATCACGCCGCAGGACATGGTGGTGACGCTGTCGCACGAGGGTTACGTCAAGTCGCAGCCGCTGACCGAGTACCAGGCGCAGAAGCGCGGCGGGCGCGGCAAGTCCGCCACCACGATGAAGGAAGCCGATTTCATCGACCGCCTGTGGGTCGTGCACACCCATGACTGGCTGCTGTGCTTCTCCAGCCTCGGCCGCGTCTACAAGGTTCGCGTGTTCGAACTGCCCACGGGCTCGCGCGGCTCGCGCGGCCGGCCGTTCGTCAACCTGCTGCCACTGGAAGAAGGCGAGAAGATCAGCGCGGTGCTGCCGATCAAGCAGTTCGAGGCCGAGCAGAATGTGTTCATGGTGACCAAGCTCGGCACCGTGAAGAAGACGCCACTGGACGCATACGCCAACATCCGGTCCAACGGCATCATCGCCGTGGACCTGCGGGTCGACGATGAACTGGTGGCCGTGGCGCTGACCTCCGGGTCCGACGATGTGATGCTGTTCTCCGACGCCGGCCGTGTGATTCGCTTCAACGAAAAGGATGTCCGCCCGATGGGACGCACCGCCACCGGCGTGCGCGGCATGCGCCTGGTCCGGGCCGGCGAAGCGGCGGACGAAAGCGGCGCCGACGACGCGGACACCGAAGGCGAAGCCCCGCCGCGCACCGCAACCGCGGCCCGTGTGATCGCCTTGATCGTTGCGCAAGCCAGCGCCGGTGACATCTTCACCGTCACCGAACTCGGCTACGGCAAGCGTTCGCCGATCGATCAGTACCCGCTGCGCGGTCGTGGCGGCATGGGCGTGATCGCCCAGGCGCTGACCGAGAAGACCGGCGCGCTGGTCGGTGCGATCCAGGTCGAGGACGGCTTCGAGGTCATGCTGATCTCGAATGGCGGCACCCTGATCCGCACACGCGCCTCGGAAATCAGCGTGTTGTCGCGCAATACCCAGGGCGTGCGCATCATGAAGCCGGTCAAGGGCGACCACCTCGTCGGCGTGGATCGCATCGAAATCGAGGACGAGGAAGAAGACCTCGTGTCGGACGAACTGGCCGATGGCGAAGTGGCTGGCGAGGCGCCTGACGAGGACATCAGCGATGCCAGCGACTCCGGGGATGATGCGCCGGCCGCTGACGAGGACGGCGAGGAATAG
- the tilS gene encoding tRNA lysidine(34) synthetase TilS, with amino-acid sequence MNAAGIETLDLLAFDEAVAALDRGGCLWVGLSGGRDSITLLHILHERFGGALGGRLRAIHVHHGLQVAADDWASFCERCCERLGVAAQVEAVAVDQASAAGPEAAARNVRYAAFERVLNPGDVLALAHHRADQAETLLLRLFRGTGISGLAAMRAWSGRAHFQVWRPLLATPRSAIEAYARQRRLTWVDDPHNEDGRYDRVAVRARLWPNILQRWPQAEGALARTAHLAAETQALLDDLADIDLEGLTVDGRPSVRASLALSESRRRNALRLWLRRQGVPMPDASAWPVIVRELLLAAEDAAPVVTLGVYELRRYRDAIHLIPGLPMPGAWTCEWDGREALRLPPGCGFLEFNPVPDDCRLTVGFVRGGERLRPSGAAHTRSLKNLFQESATPPWERQRTPLLWLDGELVAVADRWISESFRGRLTQSGTQLVWRRGDPAQGESPL; translated from the coding sequence GTGAACGCGGCGGGGATCGAGACGCTGGACCTGCTGGCGTTCGACGAGGCCGTCGCTGCGCTTGATCGGGGCGGCTGTCTCTGGGTTGGGCTCAGTGGCGGACGCGACTCGATTACCTTGTTGCACATCCTGCACGAGCGCTTCGGTGGCGCCCTGGGCGGCCGCTTGCGTGCGATCCATGTGCATCATGGTCTGCAAGTCGCCGCCGACGACTGGGCGAGCTTCTGTGAGCGCTGCTGCGAGCGATTGGGTGTAGCGGCGCAGGTCGAAGCCGTCGCGGTCGATCAAGCGTCGGCCGCAGGCCCGGAAGCCGCGGCGCGGAACGTGCGATACGCGGCGTTCGAACGCGTTCTGAATCCGGGCGATGTACTGGCCCTGGCGCATCACCGTGCCGATCAGGCTGAAACCCTGCTGCTGCGACTGTTCCGGGGAACCGGCATCTCCGGACTTGCGGCGATGCGGGCGTGGTCGGGCAGGGCGCATTTCCAAGTGTGGCGCCCGCTTTTGGCCACGCCTCGATCCGCCATCGAGGCCTACGCGCGGCAACGGCGACTGACCTGGGTCGACGATCCGCACAATGAAGACGGTCGCTATGATCGCGTCGCCGTCAGAGCTCGGCTTTGGCCGAACATTCTGCAGCGCTGGCCGCAAGCCGAGGGTGCACTTGCACGTACCGCGCATCTGGCTGCCGAGACGCAAGCCTTGCTGGATGATCTCGCCGACATCGATCTTGAAGGCCTGACCGTCGACGGTCGGCCGTCGGTACGCGCCAGTCTGGCCCTGAGTGAATCGCGTCGTCGCAACGCCCTGCGTTTGTGGCTGCGTCGGCAGGGAGTGCCAATGCCGGATGCCAGCGCCTGGCCGGTGATCGTCCGTGAATTGTTGCTGGCGGCGGAAGACGCCGCACCGGTCGTCACGTTGGGCGTCTATGAACTGCGGCGCTATCGCGACGCGATCCACCTGATCCCCGGTCTGCCGATGCCGGGCGCCTGGACCTGCGAGTGGGATGGACGTGAGGCGCTGAGGCTTCCGCCGGGCTGCGGGTTCCTGGAATTCAATCCTGTGCCGGACGACTGTCGGCTGACGGTCGGCTTTGTCCGGGGCGGCGAGCGTCTGCGTCCGAGTGGAGCCGCACACACGCGCAGTCTCAAGAATCTGTTTCAGGAGTCGGCCACACCGCCGTGGGAACGGCAGCGTACGCCACTGCTGTGGCTGGACGGCGAACTCGTCGCCGTGGCCGATCGCTGGATCAGCGAATCATTCCGTGGCCGATTGACGCAGTCCGGCACGCAGCTGGTCTGGCGTCGCGGTGACCCGGCTCAGGGCGAGTCGCCGCTGTAG
- a CDS encoding acetyl-CoA carboxylase carboxyltransferase subunit alpha — protein sequence MNLNYLDFEQPIAELQQKIEELRFMSSGSEVSLSEEISRLEEKSRTLTEQIFSSLTRWQVAQVARHPMRPYSMDYFRALFTDFEELHGDRAVFDDPAIVSGVARLDGRPVVVIGQQKGRDAKERIRRNFGMPRPEGYRKALRLMKMAERFSLPVLTFIDTPGAYPGISAEERNQSEAIARNLFELSNLRTPVVATVIGEGGSGGALAIGVCDHLIMLQYSIYSVISPEGCASILFKKADRAKDAAEAMKLTAPDLKGLGLIDEIATEPLGGAHRDSAVMFEDLQTRLIESLDRLGRVPMTQLLADRYQRLLGYGVFETV from the coding sequence ATGAATCTCAACTATCTCGATTTCGAACAGCCGATTGCCGAGCTGCAACAGAAGATCGAAGAATTGCGCTTTATGTCCAGTGGCTCGGAGGTCAGCCTGTCCGAGGAGATTTCACGGCTGGAAGAGAAGAGCCGCACGCTGACTGAACAGATTTTCTCCAGCCTGACGCGATGGCAGGTGGCGCAGGTCGCGCGCCATCCGATGCGGCCGTATTCGATGGATTACTTCCGCGCGCTGTTCACGGATTTCGAGGAGCTGCACGGCGACCGTGCGGTGTTCGATGATCCCGCCATCGTTTCCGGCGTGGCCCGCCTGGACGGCCGCCCGGTGGTGGTGATCGGCCAGCAGAAGGGACGCGACGCCAAGGAGCGCATCCGCCGCAACTTCGGCATGCCGCGGCCCGAGGGTTACCGCAAGGCGCTGCGCCTGATGAAGATGGCGGAGCGTTTCAGTCTGCCGGTGCTGACCTTCATCGACACCCCCGGCGCCTATCCGGGCATCTCCGCCGAAGAACGCAACCAGTCCGAGGCGATCGCACGCAACCTGTTCGAGCTATCGAACCTGCGCACGCCGGTGGTCGCCACCGTGATCGGTGAAGGTGGCTCCGGCGGCGCGCTCGCAATCGGCGTCTGCGATCACCTGATCATGCTCCAATACAGCATCTACTCGGTGATCTCGCCGGAAGGCTGTGCCTCGATCCTGTTCAAGAAGGCCGACCGTGCCAAGGATGCGGCCGAAGCGATGAAACTGACCGCGCCGGACCTCAAGGGGCTCGGCCTGATCGATGAAATTGCCACCGAGCCGCTGGGCGGCGCGCATCGCGACAGCGCAGTGATGTTCGAAGACCTGCAAACGCGCCTGATCGAATCCCTGGACCGACTGGGACGCGTGCCGATGACGCAACTCCTGGCTGATCGTTATCAGCGCTTGCTCGGTTATGGAGTCTTCGAAACCGTGTGA